In Pleurocapsa sp. PCC 7319, the following are encoded in one genomic region:
- a CDS encoding FAD-binding oxidoreductase: MTTAIATELKSLIDSNTKLVELSDADVYWQRKINQAIEQSNQPIYLVFPRTVEEIAKLVKPASQQQWRILICGNGSKLNWGNLSHDIQLVISTQKCDRLIEHAVGDLTVTVEAGMKLADLQSRLRSHNQFLPINPNYPETATLGGIVSTADTGSWRQRYGGIRDLLLGLSFVRSDGEIAKAGGRVVKNVAGYDLMKLFTGAYGTLGLITQLTFRTYPLIATSQTLLLTGEAKQIGQASQTIRNSGLTPTAMDLLSASVVQELGLDPEVGLIIRWQTIPESIEQQIEQVKAIARQLNLRANDYRDQAEVDLWQKCAAITSIPDSDSATTCKMGIAPNTAINFLQLKQVINQDIACRIHASSGIGNIQLKNSDSKTILDMRSYCQQNYGFLTIFESPKSLKQQLNIWGYKGNALKTMEAIKNQFDPQNIFNPGRFLVP; this comes from the coding sequence ATGACAACTGCGATCGCAACCGAACTAAAGTCTCTGATCGATAGTAATACAAAACTGGTTGAATTGAGTGATGCTGATGTCTATTGGCAGAGAAAAATCAACCAGGCAATAGAACAATCTAATCAGCCAATATATCTAGTATTTCCTAGAACAGTAGAGGAAATAGCTAAGTTAGTTAAACCAGCATCTCAACAGCAATGGCGTATTTTAATCTGCGGTAATGGGAGTAAATTAAACTGGGGTAATCTAAGCCATGATATTCAGTTAGTAATTAGTACGCAAAAATGCGATCGCCTGATTGAACATGCCGTAGGAGACTTAACGGTCACTGTAGAAGCAGGAATGAAACTAGCCGATCTACAATCTAGATTGCGATCGCATAATCAATTTTTACCGATCAATCCTAACTATCCTGAGACAGCTACCCTTGGTGGAATAGTTTCTACAGCAGATACAGGCAGTTGGCGGCAGCGTTACGGTGGAATTCGAGATTTATTATTGGGATTATCTTTTGTCCGTTCTGATGGTGAAATTGCCAAAGCCGGGGGCAGAGTTGTTAAAAACGTTGCTGGTTATGACCTGATGAAATTATTCACAGGGGCTTACGGTACTTTAGGTTTGATTACTCAACTAACTTTTCGTACCTATCCTTTAATTGCCACCTCTCAGACTCTACTCTTAACGGGGGAAGCAAAGCAGATTGGTCAAGCTAGTCAAACCATTCGTAATTCTGGCTTAACTCCAACGGCAATGGATTTACTCTCGGCCTCAGTAGTTCAAGAACTAGGATTAGATCCCGAAGTTGGTTTAATCATACGCTGGCAAACTATTCCCGAAAGTATCGAGCAACAAATAGAACAGGTAAAGGCGATCGCTAGACAACTAAACTTAAGGGCTAATGATTATCGAGATCAAGCGGAAGTGGACTTATGGCAAAAATGCGCTGCCATAACCAGCATTCCTGATTCGGACTCTGCTACTACTTGTAAAATGGGTATTGCTCCAAACACTGCCATAAATTTTCTACAATTAAAACAGGTTATCAATCAAGATATTGCTTGCAGAATTCATGCTAGTAGCGGTATTGGAAATATACAGCTTAAAAATTCAGATAGTAAAACTATTTTAGACATGCGATCGTATTGTCAACAAAACTATGGCTTTTTAACCATTTTTGAGTCACCTAAATCACTCAAACAACAACTAAATATCTGGGGATATAAAGGCAATGCACTTAAAACTATGGAAGCAATCAAAAACCAGTTTGATCCACAAAATATTTTCAATCCCGGTCGCTTTTTAGTGCCATAA
- a CDS encoding dihydroorotase produces MELLQQVRVIDPNQKLDRLADILIVEGKINAIAEQITDYPSPTQIFPGNNLILGTGLVDLYSHSGEPGNETRETLLDLAHGAAAGGFTQVGILPDTVPRIDNADIVAAITHKNQHFNRSEQQLSQLNFWGAISPGAAVKKMNQLGEMKSGVIGFSDQYNLVNLNLLKQVLEYVQPWQKPLAIALNQNELTGDGVVREGLASIRYGMSGNPSYSEAAIIAAVLEIVAEIPTPIHIMRVSTKRGVELIADAKARGVPVTASTTWMHLLWDSDSVESYDPNLRLDPPLGDRADQTALIEGLKQGIIDAIAIDHQAFTYEEKTVPFALAPPGVMGLELALPLLWQGLVASGKLSVLELWQALSSRPRRCLHQEPKAIAPEQVADLVLFDPQQTWLVNQDNLKSPAANTPYYNQQIQGKVIKTWISNQ; encoded by the coding sequence ATGGAATTACTGCAACAGGTAAGAGTAATTGACCCCAATCAAAAACTGGATCGCTTGGCTGATATATTAATTGTTGAGGGAAAAATTAATGCGATCGCCGAACAAATCACGGATTATCCGTCTCCAACTCAAATCTTTCCAGGGAATAACCTAATTTTAGGAACGGGATTGGTAGACTTATATAGCCACAGTGGAGAGCCAGGAAATGAAACCAGAGAGACCTTATTAGATTTAGCTCATGGGGCGGCGGCGGGCGGTTTTACTCAGGTCGGGATCTTACCAGATACTGTTCCTCGGATTGACAACGCCGATATTGTAGCTGCTATTACTCATAAAAATCAGCACTTTAATCGTTCTGAGCAACAGTTATCTCAATTAAATTTTTGGGGAGCAATTTCTCCCGGTGCAGCGGTTAAAAAGATGAACCAACTAGGGGAAATGAAATCAGGGGTAATTGGTTTTAGCGACCAGTATAATTTGGTCAATTTAAATCTACTCAAGCAGGTATTAGAATATGTTCAGCCTTGGCAAAAACCTCTAGCGATCGCTTTAAATCAAAATGAATTAACTGGGGATGGAGTAGTCCGAGAAGGTTTAGCTTCTATTCGCTATGGTATGTCAGGAAATCCTAGTTATTCTGAGGCCGCAATTATTGCGGCGGTCTTAGAAATCGTGGCTGAAATTCCCACTCCAATCCATATTATGCGAGTCTCGACTAAAAGAGGAGTAGAGCTAATCGCCGATGCCAAAGCAAGAGGTGTTCCCGTAACTGCCAGTACTACCTGGATGCACTTATTGTGGGACAGTGACTCTGTAGAAAGCTACGATCCTAATTTACGCCTTGACCCGCCATTAGGTGATCGAGCAGATCAAACGGCATTAATTGAGGGTTTAAAACAAGGAATTATTGATGCGATCGCTATCGATCACCAAGCTTTTACTTATGAAGAAAAAACTGTTCCCTTTGCCCTAGCTCCACCAGGGGTAATGGGTTTGGAACTGGCTCTACCTTTGTTATGGCAAGGATTAGTGGCATCAGGCAAATTATCAGTCTTAGAATTATGGCAAGCTTTGAGTAGTCGTCCTCGCCGATGTTTACACCAAGAACCTAAAGCGATCGCTCCTGAACAAGTAGCAGATTTAGTTCTCTTCGATCCTCAACAAACTTGGTTGGTCAATCAAGATAACCTAAAATCTCCTGCGGCTAATACTCCTTATTACAACCAACAAATTCAAGGCAAAGTAATAAAAACTTGGATCAGTAATCAGTAA
- a CDS encoding 50S ribosomal protein L25/general stress protein Ctc has product MNITVECKTRPEGSKPRALRREGLIPAALYGHDGANSISLTIPAKEAQILLRNAAINNTLVDVKIPDISWQGKALIREVQAHPWKRTLNHLSFFTVSAKQQVEIVVPVVLLGKAAGSKEGGIVEQIMTELNILCAADSIPESIEIDVTNFEIGSLLHLGEVVVPEGVTILDDPERTVISVVLPAKPVTETEEMGVTEVIEQSAESVIASE; this is encoded by the coding sequence ATGAATATCACAGTTGAATGTAAAACTAGACCAGAAGGGAGTAAGCCCAGAGCATTACGTCGCGAAGGACTTATCCCCGCTGCTTTATACGGTCATGATGGAGCTAATTCCATATCCCTAACTATTCCAGCTAAGGAAGCTCAGATATTGCTTAGAAATGCAGCGATCAACAACACTTTAGTTGATGTTAAGATTCCAGATATTTCTTGGCAAGGCAAGGCGTTAATTAGGGAAGTACAAGCTCATCCCTGGAAAAGAACTCTCAATCATCTCAGTTTCTTTACCGTTTCCGCCAAGCAACAGGTGGAGATCGTTGTTCCTGTCGTACTGCTAGGTAAAGCAGCTGGTAGCAAGGAAGGGGGGATTGTTGAACAAATTATGACTGAATTAAATATTTTGTGTGCTGCCGATAGTATTCCTGAATCCATTGAAATTGATGTTACCAATTTTGAAATTGGTAGTCTTCTACACTTAGGAGAAGTAGTAGTACCAGAAGGGGTTACTATCCTCGACGATCCAGAACGAACCGTTATTTCTGTTGTTTTACCAGCGAAGCCTGTTACCGAGACTGAAGAGATGGGAGTAACAGAAGTAATAGAACAATCAGCAGAATCAGTAATAGCGTCTGAATAA
- a CDS encoding (Fe-S)-binding protein, with protein MTNFDAKNPPKSELIDTCVHCGFCLATCPSYRVIGKEMDSPRGRIYLMDAINKGEAKIDVATSSHFDSCLGCLACVTTCPSGVQYDQLIAATRPQIERNQPRSLSDKLIRTLIFNLFPYPHRLRKLLPPLWLYQKSGLQRLVRDTGILKKLTPRIAAMESILPAISADSWQDNLPETIPAQGEKRYRVGMILGCVQRLFFSDVNEATVKVLTANGCEVVIPQSQGCCAALPAHQGQEAQAQTLARQMIDSFIDRDLDAIIINAAGCGHTLKEYSHILGDDPEYKDKAQEFSNKVQDVQEFLSAIEFTAKLHPLTSGELNVVYQDACHLLHGQKISLQPRQLLKKIPGVKLREPIDASLCCGSAGIYNMLQPETADELGKQKVRNLLNTGASLIASPNPGCSLQIKKHLEEKNSTISLLHPIELLNYSIQGQQISVTPTS; from the coding sequence ATGACTAATTTTGATGCTAAGAATCCTCCCAAGTCAGAATTGATTGATACTTGTGTTCACTGTGGTTTTTGCCTTGCTACTTGTCCCAGTTATCGAGTAATTGGCAAAGAAATGGATTCTCCTAGAGGCAGAATCTATTTAATGGATGCCATTAATAAGGGTGAGGCAAAAATAGATGTAGCTACTTCGTCACATTTTGATTCTTGCCTGGGTTGTCTTGCTTGTGTGACTACCTGTCCTTCGGGAGTGCAATACGACCAATTAATTGCTGCTACTCGCCCTCAAATCGAAAGAAATCAGCCCCGCAGTTTGTCCGATAAATTGATTAGGACTCTAATATTTAATTTATTTCCTTATCCTCATCGTTTACGCAAGCTACTACCCCCGTTGTGGCTATATCAAAAATCTGGCTTACAAAGGCTAGTACGCGATACAGGAATACTTAAAAAACTAACTCCCCGCATCGCAGCGATGGAGTCGATCTTACCTGCCATTTCAGCAGATTCCTGGCAAGATAATTTACCTGAGACCATACCCGCTCAAGGTGAAAAACGTTATCGTGTGGGCATGATTTTAGGCTGTGTCCAGCGACTATTCTTTTCTGATGTTAATGAAGCTACCGTCAAGGTCTTAACTGCCAATGGTTGTGAGGTAGTGATTCCTCAGAGTCAAGGCTGCTGTGCTGCTTTACCTGCCCACCAAGGACAAGAAGCCCAAGCACAAACTCTAGCCAGACAGATGATTGATAGCTTTATAGATCGGGATCTTGATGCGATTATTATTAATGCTGCTGGCTGTGGACATACCCTCAAAGAATATAGTCATATCTTAGGTGATGATCCAGAATACAAAGATAAAGCTCAAGAATTCTCCAACAAAGTCCAAGATGTTCAAGAATTTTTATCAGCCATAGAATTCACCGCCAAACTGCATCCTTTAACTTCGGGAGAATTAAACGTTGTCTATCAAGATGCTTGTCATCTGTTGCATGGGCAAAAAATTAGTTTACAACCTCGCCAATTATTGAAAAAAATTCCTGGTGTAAAATTGAGAGAACCTATTGATGCCAGCTTATGCTGTGGTAGCGCAGGAATCTACAATATGTTGCAACCAGAAACAGCTGATGAATTAGGAAAGCAAAAAGTGCGTAATTTATTAAATACTGGGGCAAGTTTAATTGCCTCTCCTAATCCCGGTTGTTCTCTACAAATTAAAAAACATTTAGAAGAAAAAAATTCCACAATTAGTTTATTACATCCTATAGAACTCTTAAATTATTCCATCCAGGGTCAGCAAATTTCAGTTACACCTACTAGTTAA
- a CDS encoding putative quinol monooxygenase codes for MATQDQCCTIAPYFKVASGKIEAFKQICEQFMEKTSHEPKCLYYGFSFDGDNVHCREGYEDAEGLLAHLENVGSIFEEALKISELTRLEIHAPEAELVKLREQLSHLKPQFFCLEYGFRK; via the coding sequence ATGGCTACTCAAGACCAATGCTGCACAATAGCACCCTACTTTAAAGTTGCCAGTGGAAAAATAGAAGCTTTTAAGCAAATATGTGAACAGTTTATGGAAAAAACTAGTCATGAGCCTAAATGCCTCTATTATGGATTTAGTTTTGACGGAGACAATGTTCATTGCCGTGAAGGTTATGAAGATGCAGAGGGTTTATTGGCACATCTGGAAAATGTCGGTTCTATCTTTGAAGAAGCATTAAAAATCTCTGAACTTACTCGTTTAGAAATTCACGCACCGGAAGCAGAATTGGTCAAATTACGAGAGCAACTATCCCATTTAAAACCTCAGTTTTTCTGTCTAGAATATGGTTTTCGTAAGTAG
- a CDS encoding fructosamine kinase family protein: protein MWTQIAQAISEATGKDFAIADTRSVGGGCINQGYKISDNNTAYFVKLNQASQLEMFAAEALGLNQMYATQTITVPQPVCWGTANDSSYIVLQWLDLGRGNSQSWTEMGRQLAAMHREGMSNNFGWERNNTIGSTPQINTETDNWADFFAEHRIGYQLKLAKRRGGSFPDTNKVVNAVRNKLADRQPQASLVHGDLWSGNAAISSDGSPVILDPATYYGDRETDIAMTELFGGFPAAFYHGYNEAWQLDSGYQHRKNIYNLYHILNHFNLFGGGYANQAKRMINNVVSSS, encoded by the coding sequence ATGTGGACACAGATTGCCCAAGCTATATCCGAAGCTACAGGAAAAGACTTTGCGATCGCCGATACTCGTTCGGTAGGTGGTGGCTGTATTAATCAAGGCTATAAAATAAGCGATAACAATACAGCTTATTTCGTTAAGCTCAATCAAGCTTCTCAGTTGGAAATGTTTGCAGCCGAGGCTTTAGGATTAAATCAAATGTATGCTACCCAGACTATTACTGTGCCTCAACCAGTTTGCTGGGGAACGGCAAATGATTCTAGTTATATCGTGCTGCAATGGTTAGATTTAGGTCGTGGTAATAGTCAAAGTTGGACAGAAATGGGTCGTCAGTTAGCAGCTATGCACCGAGAAGGAATGAGTAATAATTTTGGTTGGGAACGCAATAATACTATTGGTTCTACTCCTCAAATTAATACCGAGACAGATAACTGGGCTGATTTTTTTGCCGAACATCGCATTGGCTATCAGCTCAAGCTGGCTAAACGTCGAGGGGGAAGTTTCCCTGATACCAATAAAGTAGTCAATGCCGTCAGAAATAAATTAGCCGATAGACAACCTCAAGCTTCTTTGGTTCATGGCGACCTTTGGTCGGGTAATGCTGCAATTTCCAGCGATGGCTCTCCAGTAATTCTAGATCCTGCCACCTATTATGGCGATCGCGAGACTGATATAGCAATGACAGAACTTTTTGGGGGTTTTCCTGCTGCTTTTTATCATGGTTATAATGAGGCTTGGCAGCTAGATAGTGGCTATCAACACCGCAAAAATATTTATAATCTCTACCACATCTTAAATCACTTCAATCTCTTTGGTGGTGGATATGCTAATCAAGCTAAAAGAATGATAAACAACGTTGTATCATCGTCTTAG
- a CDS encoding response regulator transcription factor, translated as MITVLIVDDQKTVQEILRSHLESESSLEIIGCAGDGQEALDQVKMHRPDIVLMDIEMPILDGLTATKIISEQFIDTKVLIISVHNEDAYLNTALQVGAKGYLLKNTPAKEMVNAIYSAYKGYFQLGPGLLENYLHNASKSQFDSQELEQLKSIMLKQSQVLENLGGESSTQTKSRTHYSNGRHRRTSSSRDHLADKYASLEKQLYYLSNRVDYLTRRINFLQQFGVLVILGFLTLGTLLAYFTS; from the coding sequence ATGATCACAGTCTTAATAGTAGATGATCAAAAAACCGTTCAAGAAATTCTGAGAAGTCACCTAGAGTCCGAATCAAGCCTAGAGATAATTGGTTGTGCTGGTGATGGTCAGGAAGCATTAGATCAGGTTAAGATGCATCGACCCGACATTGTTTTGATGGACATTGAAATGCCCATATTAGATGGTTTAACAGCTACTAAAATTATTTCAGAACAGTTTATTGATACCAAGGTGTTAATTATTAGTGTTCACAACGAGGATGCATATCTAAATACGGCTTTACAAGTCGGTGCTAAAGGATATCTCTTAAAAAACACCCCTGCTAAAGAAATGGTTAATGCAATTTATTCTGCTTACAAAGGGTATTTTCAGTTAGGACCCGGACTACTAGAAAATTATCTTCATAATGCTAGTAAATCACAGTTTGACTCTCAAGAGCTGGAACAATTAAAATCGATAATGCTTAAGCAGTCTCAGGTGTTAGAGAACTTAGGAGGCGAATCTAGCACGCAGACTAAAAGTCGTACTCATTATAGTAATGGAAGACACAGAAGAACTAGCTCTAGCAGAGATCATTTGGCAGATAAATATGCAAGTTTAGAAAAGCAACTTTACTATCTTAGTAATCGTGTAGATTACTTAACCAGAAGGATTAACTTTCTGCAGCAATTTGGTGTTTTAGTAATCTTGGGATTTTTAACTCTAGGAACATTACTAGCATATTTCACATCGTAA
- a CDS encoding VOC family protein, translating into MSFDYSSIFITIGTNDIQYLVDFYSQLLQQKPNIYRPLVYAEFKLKNLRIGIFKPKPEHQAEFHNLGSSISICLEVEDLDQAIATLTEMGYPPPGKIIEASHGKEIYAYDPTGNRLIVHQSVS; encoded by the coding sequence ATGAGTTTTGATTATTCGTCTATTTTTATTACTATTGGTACCAATGATATTCAGTATTTGGTTGATTTTTATAGTCAGCTGTTACAACAAAAACCAAATATTTATCGTCCATTAGTTTATGCTGAATTTAAATTAAAAAACCTACGTATCGGTATTTTTAAACCCAAACCAGAGCATCAAGCTGAGTTTCATAATTTAGGTAGTAGTATAAGCATTTGCCTAGAAGTTGAGGATTTAGATCAAGCGATCGCCACTTTGACTGAGATGGGTTATCCTCCACCAGGAAAGATAATTGAAGCTTCTCATGGTAAAGAGATTTATGCCTACGATCCAACAGGTAATCGTTTGATTGTACATCAGTCTGTGAGCTAA
- a CDS encoding adenylosuccinate synthase — MANVIVIGAQWGDEGKGKITDLLSRSADVVVRSQGGVNAGHTVVVAGQTFKLHLIPSGILYPNTECIIGSGTVIDPQVLIEEIKQLKALGVTVDNLYISQTAHITMPYHRKIDQASEESRGEYKIGTTGRGIGPTYADKSERTGIRVLDLMNPEHLHKQLGWTINYKNAILEKLYNLPPLDSEKVIKEYLKYAEFLRPYVVDSSLKIYKAVQEKKNILFEGAQGTLLDLDHGTYPYVTSSNPIAGGACVGAGVGPTTIDRVIGVAKAYTTRVGEGPFPTELNDSVGQKLGDLGAEFGTTTGRRRRCGWFDAVIGRYAVRINGLDCLAVTKLDVLDDLEEIKVCVAYEIDGQTCDHFPTNASHFANCKPIYKTLPGWQKSTTACRSLADLPQEALNYLKFMAEIMEVPIAIVSVGPSRDQTIIVEDPIHGPKRALLDADGTPIGVS, encoded by the coding sequence TTGGCTAATGTTATCGTGATCGGCGCCCAATGGGGTGACGAAGGAAAAGGAAAAATAACCGATCTACTTAGTCGCTCGGCAGATGTCGTGGTACGCTCCCAAGGCGGAGTTAATGCAGGGCACACCGTTGTTGTAGCTGGACAAACTTTTAAATTGCACTTGATTCCCTCGGGAATTCTCTATCCGAATACGGAATGTATTATCGGTTCGGGAACAGTAATCGACCCTCAAGTGTTAATCGAAGAAATAAAACAGCTAAAAGCTTTAGGAGTGACAGTAGATAACTTATATATATCCCAAACGGCTCACATTACTATGCCTTATCATCGCAAGATCGATCAAGCATCAGAAGAAAGTCGCGGAGAATATAAAATTGGCACTACAGGCAGGGGAATCGGACCCACATATGCCGATAAATCAGAAAGAACTGGCATTCGGGTATTAGATTTAATGAACCCCGAACATCTACATAAGCAACTTGGCTGGACGATTAATTATAAAAACGCAATTTTAGAAAAATTATATAATTTACCTCCTTTAGATTCAGAGAAAGTAATTAAAGAGTATCTAAAATACGCTGAGTTTTTACGTCCCTATGTAGTAGACAGTTCTCTTAAAATTTATAAAGCAGTACAAGAGAAAAAAAATATTCTGTTTGAAGGAGCACAGGGAACCTTACTAGATTTAGACCATGGTACCTATCCTTATGTTACTTCTTCTAACCCGATCGCAGGTGGAGCTTGTGTGGGAGCAGGAGTTGGACCCACTACCATAGACCGAGTAATTGGTGTGGCAAAAGCTTATACAACTCGTGTTGGAGAAGGTCCTTTCCCCACCGAGTTAAATGATAGTGTAGGTCAGAAATTAGGGGATTTAGGAGCAGAATTTGGTACCACTACCGGTCGTCGCCGTCGCTGCGGTTGGTTTGATGCGGTGATTGGTCGCTATGCAGTGAGAATTAACGGTTTAGACTGCCTCGCAGTGACTAAGTTAGATGTACTAGATGACTTGGAAGAAATCAAAGTCTGTGTGGCTTACGAAATTGATGGCCAAACCTGCGATCATTTTCCGACTAATGCTAGTCACTTTGCTAACTGCAAACCAATTTATAAAACTCTTCCTGGCTGGCAAAAATCCACGACTGCTTGCCGTTCTCTAGCGGACCTGCCTCAAGAAGCTTTAAACTATCTCAAGTTTATGGCAGAAATAATGGAAGTTCCGATTGCTATTGTTTCTGTAGGTCCAAGTCGCGATCAGACTATTATTGTCGAAGATCCAATTCACGGTCCCAAACGAGCATTGCTAGATGCGGATGGTACTCCCATCGGCGTATCCTAA
- a CDS encoding inositol monophosphatase family protein produces the protein MSTQPSPRKIIQTLLPHLRVAAGYAKQIQTQITSLPDKDAGDNILSAALTDADLSIQTLVEVALLGTFPNIPFYGEEYEKSRNTKYFSAIKLESKNDYLITLDPIDGTKYYLDGFNNYQIILTILNAEHYEAVIAISPAQNCYYYTIKNQGVYQGKLNQDLDDCVPLKITNPKPSILLGWGMAHLKPWLQDKYQVIDLENCYSDSVQLPNYNGIFSGDLIGWITKRGKFIDSAALAFMAQENGCIVTGFDGLPLPPLYTCQDYSYSGAIVANSASVHQDLLAACQKFT, from the coding sequence ATGTCTACTCAACCCTCCCCTCGTAAAATTATTCAGACTTTGTTACCTCATTTAAGAGTAGCTGCGGGTTATGCTAAGCAAATTCAAACTCAAATTACATCTTTACCAGACAAAGATGCGGGGGACAATATTTTATCGGCTGCGTTAACTGATGCCGACCTTTCGATTCAAACTTTAGTTGAGGTAGCTTTATTGGGAACTTTCCCTAATATTCCTTTTTATGGGGAAGAGTATGAAAAATCTCGTAATACTAAATATTTTTCTGCTATCAAATTAGAAAGCAAAAATGATTACTTAATTACTTTAGATCCGATTGATGGCACCAAATATTATCTTGATGGTTTTAATAATTATCAAATTATTTTGACTATTCTTAACGCCGAGCATTATGAAGCAGTAATTGCTATTTCTCCGGCTCAGAATTGCTATTATTACACAATTAAAAATCAGGGAGTATACCAAGGAAAATTAAATCAAGATTTAGATGATTGTGTACCACTAAAAATCACTAATCCTAAACCAAGCATATTATTAGGTTGGGGCATGGCGCATTTGAAACCTTGGTTACAAGATAAATATCAAGTAATTGATCTTGAAAATTGTTATTCTGACTCTGTTCAGCTTCCCAATTATAATGGTATTTTTTCAGGAGATTTAATTGGCTGGATCACTAAAAGAGGTAAATTTATCGATAGTGCAGCTCTGGCGTTTATGGCACAAGAAAATGGCTGTATTGTAACAGGATTTGATGGTTTACCGTTACCTCCGTTATATACTTGCCAAGATTATAGTTATAGTGGCGCGATCGTAGCTAATTCAGCCTCAGTTCATCAAGATTTATTAGCAGCTTGTCAGAAATTTACTTAA
- a CDS encoding FAD-dependent oxidoreductase — protein MNQRLVLIGGGHSHAIALKLWGLNPIPGVELTLISDVEQTPYSGMLPGHVAGFYSYAETHIDLSSLAKFAGAELIIARAIGLDLVHNQVICERQNNDPKHNCNLKTEFDYLSVDIGSTPQTINVPGAQKYAIPAKPVPNFLAAWYQLQQEVRSNPDQSKSIIIVGGGAGGVELALNMQTCLKKIVPDQSEHSLEIHLIHRGKQLLSGHNNWVSNQLTKIINRRGIKLHLQQNVSQVLADRVICQSGLNIKYNHVFWVTQATAPNWIKESQLTTDAQGFILVKDTLQSVSHPQVFAAGDIATMTNYQRPKAGVFAVRQGKPLVDNWQHILTGESLQKYIPQSKYLALIGTGDRQAIASWGPFGWRSALFWRLKDHIDRKFMNRFVDLQHTP, from the coding sequence ATGAATCAAAGGTTAGTCTTAATTGGTGGTGGTCATTCCCATGCGATCGCCTTAAAGTTATGGGGGTTAAATCCGATACCAGGAGTTGAGCTAACTTTAATTAGCGACGTAGAGCAAACACCCTATTCGGGAATGTTACCAGGTCATGTGGCAGGTTTTTATAGTTATGCCGAGACTCATATTGATTTGTCTAGTTTGGCTAAATTTGCTGGAGCAGAATTAATTATTGCTCGGGCAATTGGTTTAGATTTAGTTCACAATCAAGTTATCTGCGAACGTCAAAATAATGACCCTAAACACAATTGCAATCTCAAAACCGAGTTTGACTATTTATCTGTCGATATTGGCAGTACTCCCCAAACAATCAACGTACCTGGTGCCCAGAAATACGCCATTCCCGCTAAGCCTGTCCCCAATTTTCTGGCTGCCTGGTATCAGTTACAACAAGAAGTGAGATCTAATCCTGATCAGTCCAAGTCGATAATCATCGTTGGTGGTGGTGCAGGAGGCGTGGAGTTAGCTTTAAATATGCAAACTTGTCTAAAAAAAATTGTGCCAGATCAATCAGAGCATAGCCTGGAAATCCATTTAATTCATCGAGGAAAGCAATTACTTTCTGGTCATAACAATTGGGTGAGTAATCAGTTAACCAAAATCATTAATCGGCGTGGCATCAAATTACATCTGCAACAAAATGTCTCGCAAGTATTAGCAGATCGAGTTATTTGCCAATCAGGATTGAATATTAAATACAATCATGTCTTTTGGGTAACTCAGGCTACTGCTCCGAACTGGATAAAAGAATCTCAACTTACTACCGATGCTCAAGGGTTTATCTTAGTTAAAGATACTCTCCAGTCTGTCTCTCATCCTCAGGTGTTTGCTGCCGGAGATATTGCTACTATGACTAACTATCAGCGTCCTAAGGCAGGAGTATTTGCTGTACGCCAGGGAAAACCCTTGGTAGATAACTGGCAACATATTCTTACTGGGGAATCATTACAAAAATATATTCCCCAGAGCAAATATTTGGCTTTAATTGGTACCGGAGATCGTCAGGCGATCGCCTCTTGGGGTCCATTTGGTTGGCGTTCTGCTCTTTTTTGGCGACTCAAAGACCATATTGACCGCAAATTTATGAATCGGTTTGTCGATTTGCAGCACACTCCTTAA